The nucleotide sequence TTTTGGTGGCCGTACGGTTCATCCCATTACGCCCACCGTAAACGGATTCACCAAGTTGCCTGAAATCAAGGATATCAAGGAAATACGCCGACGCTTGGTGGCCGCTGGCCCGGACCTGGAAGCAACCCTGGCGTTATTCAAAACCCTCAAAATTCCCGATTTCCAACGGGAGACGGAATACATATCCTTGAAATCGAAGGAAGAGTACGCCCTGTACGAGGGAGTAATCGCCTCCACGGATGCAGGCACAACCCCCGTGGCAAACTATCGGAACTGGACCAATGAGTACCTGGTTCCGCAATCGACGGCCAAATACACCAAACACGTGCGGGATTCTTATATGGTCGGAGCGCTGGCCCGGTTCAACAACAACCATGACCAGCTCCCCGCGAGGGCCCAAAAAGCGGCCGAAGAGTTAGGCCTGAAGGCCCCATGCTATAATCCCTTCATGAACACCGTGGTCCAAGTCGTGGAGGTGGTTCACGCCCTGGATGAAAGTATCCGCTTGATCGATGAACTCCTGGATAAAGGATTGAAGGAAGAAGATCGGCGGATTTTGCTGAAGGCCGGAAGGGGTGTGGGATCCGTTGACGTGCCCAGGGGCATCCTCTTCCACGACTACACCTACGACAAGAACGGGATTTGTGTTGAGGCCAACTGCATCATTCCCACAAACCAAAATCATGCCAACATCCAGAAGGATATGGAAGCCTTGCTTCCCCAGGTTCTGGACCGGCCTCAGGAGGAGATTCGTCTGTCCTTGGAAATGCTGGTCAGGGCATATGACCCTTGCATCTCGTGTTCTACGCATCTCCTGAAGGTGGAGTTCGTTTAAGCGGGGTACGAGTTTCGCCAACGCGGAAATCACCAGGAAGAAGGCAAACCGGTGGCCGGCAAAACTCTGATCATCGGGGTGGGAAACCTTTTGCTCAAGGATGAAGGGGTAGGCGTTCATGTAGCCCAAGAGTTGCAAAAGAAGGACCTGCCTGCCGAGGTTGAAGTTTACGATGGAGGTGTGGCGGGAATCGGACTGCTTGATTTTTTCCGGGAAGCCTCTAAGCTGCTGCTGATCGATGCCGCTGAAATGAACCTGAAGCCGGGTACGGTCGTGCGTTTTACTCCAGAAAAGGTAAAGGACCTGAGTGGAGGTGGAAAGTTTTCAACCCATGATGTGGGCCTCCTGGAAGTTCTGGAACTGGCCAAGGCTTTAGGGCATTGCCCAGAAGATGTGGTCATCATCGGTATCCAGCCCAAGGAAATCTCCTGGGGAACAGACCTGTCCCCCGAAGTTCAGGCATCGATTCCCCAAGTAATGGAA is from Deltaproteobacteria bacterium and encodes:
- a CDS encoding HyaD/HybD family hydrogenase maturation endopeptidase is translated as MAGKTLIIGVGNLLLKDEGVGVHVAQELQKKDLPAEVEVYDGGVAGIGLLDFFREASKLLLIDAAEMNLKPGTVVRFTPEKVKDLSGGGKFSTHDVGLLEVLELAKALGHCPEDVVIIGIQPKEISWGTDLSPEVQASIPQVMEMVLKEISSNFIATEVTEATENNKMNKEGETSAP
- a CDS encoding Ni/Fe hydrogenase subunit alpha — protein: MKNINVNVDHLTRVEGHGNIVVNVKEGKIEECKWEVVEAPRFFEAFVRGRSYLEIAHITSRICGICSIGHTLCSLQATEAAMGVKISEQTRLLRRILIQGENLQSHVLHSYFLAAPDFVGAPSVFPLVQTHPEVVVRALRMKKLANDLCDVFGGRTVHPITPTVNGFTKLPEIKDIKEIRRRLVAAGPDLEATLALFKTLKIPDFQRETEYISLKSKEEYALYEGVIASTDAGTTPVANYRNWTNEYLVPQSTAKYTKHVRDSYMVGALARFNNNHDQLPARAQKAAEELGLKAPCYNPFMNTVVQVVEVVHALDESIRLIDELLDKGLKEEDRRILLKAGRGVGSVDVPRGILFHDYTYDKNGICVEANCIIPTNQNHANIQKDMEALLPQVLDRPQEEIRLSLEMLVRAYDPCISCSTHLLKVEFV